The Novipirellula caenicola genome window below encodes:
- a CDS encoding PmoA family protein, producing MSINPFRISASPRCQIVPLPGNQVSFAIDGTERLRWHAPEDAPRPFFFPLTGPSGIPLTRMGHPGAPDHDHHRSVWFAHHKVANHNFWADTPSSKIRQTQWLAYDDGDDEARMAVQLEWLAGPELHPVIKQDLLVAVAPAPGAGVFVELQTSLRSVAETIELEQTNFGLLAVRVAKAISARFGGGVITGANGQQGEKALFGMPSAWIDYSGEIDQGIVEGITYFDHPSNGRFPSKWHVRDDGWMGASVCRDGAVMLYKDKPTTWRYLLHAHPGAMNHDVASQVQDDFHNRSPMRLQKGGVSQAYTIERS from the coding sequence TTGTCGATCAATCCATTTCGAATCTCTGCGTCACCTCGCTGTCAAATTGTCCCGCTTCCTGGCAATCAGGTCTCTTTTGCAATCGATGGGACCGAGCGACTGCGATGGCACGCGCCCGAAGACGCACCTCGTCCGTTTTTCTTTCCGTTGACCGGTCCTTCGGGAATCCCGTTAACGCGGATGGGGCACCCGGGAGCACCGGATCATGACCATCATCGATCCGTATGGTTCGCACACCACAAAGTCGCGAATCACAACTTCTGGGCGGACACACCCTCCTCAAAGATCCGACAAACCCAGTGGTTGGCGTATGACGATGGCGATGACGAAGCGAGGATGGCGGTCCAGCTCGAGTGGCTCGCCGGCCCCGAATTGCACCCCGTGATCAAACAGGACTTGTTGGTGGCTGTTGCTCCCGCACCCGGCGCAGGAGTTTTTGTCGAACTGCAAACATCACTCCGATCGGTGGCAGAGACGATCGAATTAGAACAGACCAATTTTGGGCTGCTGGCGGTACGCGTCGCCAAAGCCATCTCGGCACGTTTCGGGGGCGGGGTGATCACTGGAGCGAACGGCCAACAAGGCGAAAAGGCGTTGTTCGGTATGCCGTCGGCGTGGATCGATTACAGCGGCGAGATAGACCAAGGAATCGTTGAAGGCATCACCTATTTCGACCATCCGAGCAACGGAAGATTCCCAAGTAAGTGGCACGTTCGCGACGATGGTTGGATGGGAGCATCGGTTTGTCGCGATGGAGCGGTCATGCTGTACAAAGACAAGCCCACCACGTGGCGTTACCTATTGCACGCTCATCCAGGCGCGATGAATCATGACGTTGCTTCACAAGTGCAAGACGATTTCCATAATCGTTCGCCGATGCGTTTGCAGAAAGGCGGTGTTTCTCAGGCCTATACGATCGAGCGTTCCTAG
- a CDS encoding DUF1501 domain-containing protein: protein MISRRTMLQTASCGFGYLAMQSLCQSQAATATVGRTSLTTNAIRPRAKRVIFMCMSGGPAQMDTFDYKPQTGNKKHPGSVFPFAQRGESGLWISDLLPETTKHADRLCVINGMHADTGNHAQSFLQLHTGEKLRKRPSMGSWISYGLGTDNQNLPGFVSLNAAKPSVYSSVFLPTEFAGTPIGTNGEDMSKAMIRDISGTHLPADVKRQQLDFVQAMNRDHLDARRGDSELEGVIESMELAFRMQSTAPELLDLSRETEATLRRYRVGKKLSVGTCRPTDFGRQCLLARRFAEAGVRFIEVNHGGWDQHNDHRRDLKANCETIDAPIAALLEDLAARGLLEDTLLVWGGEFGRPGLIPDDGKDASGHNSNGFTFWLAGGGVKQGYVHGKTNETGSRAVEGKVHFRDLHATILHLLGLDHQQLTFEHGGRQHRLTGHEEAKVVHELFA, encoded by the coding sequence ATGATTTCACGAAGAACGATGTTGCAAACCGCGTCCTGTGGTTTTGGCTATTTGGCGATGCAGTCGCTGTGTCAATCGCAGGCTGCTACCGCGACGGTAGGTAGAACGAGTCTGACCACCAATGCAATCCGCCCACGAGCCAAACGTGTCATCTTTATGTGCATGAGTGGCGGACCTGCGCAAATGGATACGTTTGATTACAAGCCGCAAACCGGCAATAAGAAACATCCCGGTTCGGTCTTTCCGTTTGCTCAACGTGGCGAAAGTGGCTTATGGATTTCGGATCTCTTGCCGGAGACGACAAAGCACGCCGATCGGCTGTGTGTGATCAACGGTATGCACGCCGATACCGGCAACCATGCGCAATCGTTTCTGCAACTACATACCGGCGAAAAACTTCGAAAACGTCCTAGCATGGGTTCATGGATCTCGTATGGGTTGGGCACCGATAACCAAAATTTGCCCGGGTTCGTCAGTCTCAATGCGGCCAAACCCTCGGTCTACAGTAGCGTTTTCTTACCCACCGAGTTTGCTGGGACGCCGATTGGGACCAACGGCGAAGACATGTCCAAGGCCATGATCCGCGATATCTCGGGCACGCATTTGCCAGCCGACGTGAAACGGCAGCAATTGGACTTTGTGCAAGCGATGAACCGCGATCATTTGGACGCTCGGCGTGGGGATTCGGAACTAGAGGGAGTGATTGAGTCGATGGAACTGGCCTTTCGCATGCAGTCGACCGCGCCCGAACTATTGGATTTGAGTCGCGAAACCGAAGCGACACTGCGGCGTTATCGCGTCGGAAAGAAATTGTCAGTCGGCACGTGTCGTCCTACCGATTTTGGGCGTCAGTGTTTACTCGCTCGCCGGTTTGCCGAGGCGGGGGTGCGTTTTATCGAAGTCAATCATGGCGGCTGGGATCAGCACAACGACCATCGACGCGACTTAAAGGCAAATTGCGAAACAATTGACGCCCCAATCGCCGCACTCCTTGAAGATCTCGCTGCACGCGGTTTGTTGGAGGACACGTTGTTGGTGTGGGGGGGCGAATTTGGCCGCCCTGGCTTGATCCCGGACGATGGCAAAGACGCCTCAGGCCACAATTCTAACGGGTTCACGTTTTGGTTAGCCGGCGGCGGCGTCAAACAAGGCTACGTGCACGGCAAGACCAATGAAACCGGTTCGCGAGCCGTCGAGGGCAAGGTGCACTTTCGAGACTTGCACGCCACGATATTGCATCTGTTGGGGCTGGACCATCAACAGTTGACGTTCGAGCACGGCGGCCGCCAACATCGATTGACCGGTCACGAAGAAGCCAAAGTCGTTCACGAACTATTCGCCTAA